The following DNA comes from Methanosarcina vacuolata Z-761.
TCATAATACATGGTTACAATTTCTTTTTTTAGTTTATTTACGATAGTGTTTATCCGGAACTATGGATTTTACCATAAGTTTGAACTTCTAACTTAATGAGTTTAGAAATTAGTTCTATATATTAAGTTTATTTTTATTATTATTTGCTTTTCCCCTCTTTGAGAAGAGCAAGGTTTATACGATTTTCATACACCTCTTTTTCCATTTGCCCTTGAATTCTAGCCTGGAATCTATCCTTAGTGACTGTCCCATTCTCTTGCATATAAACATAGTCCCCGTCTTCAATACCCACGACCAAAGATGTGTCAGGGACGTATCCGATTTCAAAATAAGAGTTAAGATCAGGGCTCTCGGTTATATCTATAGATGCAATAGTGGCTTTCCCACTGTATTCTGTTGCCAGTTCCTTCAGCATGGGTTTCATGGCCTGGCATGGTCCGCAGTGTTTAGATCCTATTTTTACAAGAACAGGCCCCTGCTCAAGGGATGCATTTATCTGTTCAAGGGAGGTCACTTCAAGAACACTAGTTCCTTCCTGGGCTTCCTGAGAAGTTGTGTTCTGTCCAGACTCGTTTGTTTTGACAACGCCATTTTCTCCCTGGATTTCCTGAGAAGTTGCATTCTGTTCAGATTCGTTTGCTCCGACAATGCTATTATTCTCCTCAATTGCCTGGGTATCTGTGGAATTTTCCTTGCTGTCATCAGTACAACCCGCAGTAAAGATTACAGCTGCAAGCATGATCAATAAGACAAATAATTTCTTCATGTTCTCAACGTTAATTTTTTATTTTATATTATTTTACATATTATTTAGCAATTATGTTGTATGGTAATAATTTCCTCTTTTCAAAAATAACCTTCATTTTAATATAGCCTACATTTTCTACTGGTTGTGAAATTCGAATTATGAAGTAGAATTATCAATAAACCTCAAATAATTAACTCTAAGGGAAGAAGATATATACCTAGTTTAAGAGACTTTTGGTCTGTTGAAAATATATAAATCCCCTTATTAGACGACTTTAAAAATAAATATAGCGAGTGGGGTGTAGAGTGAGTAGGATATAGAGTGAGTAAGATAAGAAGTACAGGAAAAAGAAGAGATCTTAAAAAACTAATTAGAATTGCCGGGCCAGCCGATTGAAGAAAAGTTAGCCGATTGAAAAGAAGAGGGGTCCTCAAAAGAACGCCAGGTTGCTGTTTAGCTTATTAAAGAGAGGTTAGCCGATTGAGAAGCTAACCAATCGAGAAAAGTTGTATAATCACGTAAACGTGTAACCTTTCCTCTTTTATTTCGCTTTACTCCTCTCCCAGAGTTTTTTCTACTGCGGTTATAACAGCCTCGAAGTTCTTCTGCCATTCCGTACTGTGGTCAAGCAGGCCCTGGATAACAGTGCCTTTATCTTCCATTTCTGCGACCTTTGGCTCAATAGGGAGTCTGGCAAGAATCGGAATATTGAAGTCTTTTGAGGCTTTTTCCACACCACCAGTTCCGAATACTTCTATTGGCTTGCCACAGTGGGGGCAAATAAGCCCATGCATATTGTCAACAAGCCCTATGATAGGCACGTCAAGTTTTTCAGAGAATTTTATTGACTTTCGAACGCTGATAAGGGCTACATCCTGGGGAGTTGTAACAAGCACCGAGCCGTCGCAATTGGGAATGAGCTGAGCCACACTCAGGGGTTCGTCTCCTGTGCCGGGTGGCAAGTCTATAATCAGGAAATCGAGTATTCCCCAGCTAACGTCTTCCAGAAACTGTTTGATTGCCCCCATTTTGGCAGGCCCTCTCCAGATTACAGGAGAATCTTTGTCTCCGAGCAGAAAACCGACAGACATCATAGAAAGATTTGGAAGTACCGAGACTGGAAGAATGCCTTCTTCATTAACCTCGAGCCTTTGAGACTCTAACCCGAAAATAGTAGGAATGGTCGGTCCGTGAATATCGCAGTCCAGAAGCCCAACTTTATATCCTCGCAGGGCCAGCCCAGCGGCCAGATTTGCTGCAACTGTACTTTTCCCTACTCCTCCTTTTCCGCTCATTACCATGATCTTGCGTTTGATACGCCTGAGATTGACTACTATTTTTGGCTCTTCTGGCTTTTTCGATAAGCTCTCAAGTGGTTGAACCTTATCTGTCATTTTTATCGCCTGTGTAAAATTTCCGTATTTTTCCCGGTTTTCAGATTTCTCTTTTACGAGTTAGCATCTTCACTAATGTCAGCGTTCTCAGCGCTGATATAGTTACCGCCCTTTATCTCTATTGCTTTTCCTGTGCTAAGGGCGAGAGCGATTTTCATTCTAGCAGCTTTTAGATCTTCCCAGAAAGCTCTCCTTGAGATTCCTACTCTGATAGCCGCATCTTCCTGCTTCAGACCTTCGACGTCTACAAGTCTCAATGCCTCAAGCTCTTCTACTGTGATGGATACAACCTCAAGATCCGCAAGCGGGACTCCTCTAGGCTTGAAATATGTGATGTCGGGCGTTTGCTCAACACGCCTCGGACACTTTGGTCTTCCTCTGCATTTTTTCATAGGTTACTTATGCACATTGCGGAATAAATATATAATAATTTCTCTTGCCTAACAGAAAGATATATATATTTATGAACAAATGAGTGAAAGTGAGGTTGCCTGCCACAAAGTTAGAGGAAGTTTTTATAAAAGTATGAGTACCTGAAAAGGAAACGGTAAAGCGCTTCACGCATTTAAGTCCTGGGGAGTCAGGGTTTTGTAGACGCAAAGGCACAGTAAGGTAAACTTATCGCCCTTTGGCGATGACTTCCTCAAAGAGGCAACAACAGAAAATGTCTGTGAAGATTAAATGAGAGTCAGAACTTCATCATTAAACAGAGTGTCTTATTTTATAATTTTACTATAATTTTTCCTTAATTTCCTCTTTTCACCTGGAACTCTATCTTGTATTTCGATATCCCTCGTAGAAATATTTATACCTTCACAGCTTATCTGTGACTATAATTCCCTATCCATGTTAAAAATTCCCGGGAGAAAAAAATGTGCAGTGCGCGTTATGCCGGATTAAGGAATGCGTAAAAGGCAAAAATTGTTCAGTCATTAAATCTGGGCTTGAGTATACAGGCAACGATCTTAAAGCAATTCAGATTTCTGCCTGGCTCGAATCCGATGGCATGAAAAGGACAAAACTTGAAGAGATCGCTATTTATGCAAAAAGTCTTGGGTACACAAAAATAGGAATTGCTTTCTGTGTTGAATATGAGCGAGAAGCCAGACTGGTGTATGACATTCTTTCAAGATATTTTGAAGTGTTTTCAGTTTGCTGTAAAGTATGTAGCTTCGAAAAAGCCAGCCTGGAAATTAAAAAATTCAAGGATATTGAGTATGAAGCAGTCTGTAATCCTATAGGTCAGGCAATGCTCCTGAACGATGACCTTACGAAT
Coding sequences within:
- a CDS encoding thioredoxin family protein; the protein is MKKLFVLLIMLAAVIFTAGCTDDSKENSTDTQAIEENNSIVGANESEQNATSQEIQGENGVVKTNESGQNTTSQEAQEGTSVLEVTSLEQINASLEQGPVLVKIGSKHCGPCQAMKPMLKELATEYSGKATIASIDITESPDLNSYFEIGYVPDTSLVVGIEDGDYVYMQENGTVTKDRFQARIQGQMEKEVYENRINLALLKEGKSK
- a CDS encoding Mrp/NBP35 family ATP-binding protein produces the protein MTDKVQPLESLSKKPEEPKIVVNLRRIKRKIMVMSGKGGVGKSTVAANLAAGLALRGYKVGLLDCDIHGPTIPTIFGLESQRLEVNEEGILPVSVLPNLSMMSVGFLLGDKDSPVIWRGPAKMGAIKQFLEDVSWGILDFLIIDLPPGTGDEPLSVAQLIPNCDGSVLVTTPQDVALISVRKSIKFSEKLDVPIIGLVDNMHGLICPHCGKPIEVFGTGGVEKASKDFNIPILARLPIEPKVAEMEDKGTVIQGLLDHSTEWQKNFEAVITAVEKTLGEE
- a CDS encoding DUF134 domain-containing protein; this encodes MKKCRGRPKCPRRVEQTPDITYFKPRGVPLADLEVVSITVEELEALRLVDVEGLKQEDAAIRVGISRRAFWEDLKAARMKIALALSTGKAIEIKGGNYISAENADISEDANS
- a CDS encoding DUF1847 domain-containing protein translates to MQCALCRIKECVKGKNCSVIKSGLEYTGNDLKAIQISAWLESDGMKRTKLEEIAIYAKSLGYTKIGIAFCVEYEREARLVYDILSRYFEVFSVCCKVCSFEKASLEIKKFKDIEYEAVCNPIGQAMLLNDDLTNLNIMLGLKTGYDILFAKYSEAPAITLPVEELPQLADSEIDIIE